From a region of the Hymenobacter jejuensis genome:
- a CDS encoding UDP-glucose--hexose-1-phosphate uridylyltransferase has protein sequence MFDTTEHSHRRYNPLTGEWILVSPHRSKRPWQGQQEKAEPEVRPAYDPTCYLCPGNTRVNGDVVNPPYTSTFVFGNDFAALQTDVPVGSVEVGGLLRAEAESGMARVICFSPRHDLTLPEMEPAAIRRVVDVWIEQYLELGARDDINYVQIFENKGSMMGASNPHPHGQIWAQRTVPGDPAKETVQQETYFKEHGRSLLSDYLEIELREQTRIVYQNEHFVVLVPYWAVWPFETLLLPRRHVQSIEQLTDAEKDAFADALRNLTIRYDNLFEISFPYSAGIHQRPTDGQPHESWHMHMHFYPPLLRSATVRKFMVGYEMLANPQRDVTAEFAAERLRSLSDVHYKLTEQLKG, from the coding sequence ATGTTTGACACAACCGAACACTCGCACCGCCGCTACAACCCACTCACGGGAGAATGGATCCTGGTGTCGCCGCACCGCTCCAAGCGCCCTTGGCAAGGCCAGCAGGAAAAAGCCGAGCCCGAAGTGCGTCCCGCTTACGACCCGACCTGCTACCTCTGCCCCGGCAATACCCGCGTGAATGGCGACGTGGTCAACCCGCCTTACACCAGCACGTTCGTGTTCGGCAATGACTTCGCGGCCCTGCAAACCGACGTGCCAGTGGGCTCTGTGGAGGTAGGCGGCCTGTTGCGGGCGGAAGCCGAATCGGGAATGGCACGCGTGATTTGCTTTTCGCCGCGTCACGACCTGACGCTGCCCGAAATGGAGCCTGCCGCCATTCGGCGCGTGGTCGACGTCTGGATTGAGCAGTACCTGGAACTAGGCGCCCGCGACGACATCAACTACGTGCAAATATTTGAGAATAAGGGCTCTATGATGGGAGCCAGCAACCCGCACCCGCACGGCCAGATTTGGGCGCAGCGCACCGTACCCGGCGACCCCGCTAAGGAAACCGTGCAGCAGGAAACGTACTTTAAAGAGCACGGCCGCAGCTTACTATCTGATTATTTGGAGATCGAATTGCGTGAGCAAACGCGCATCGTCTACCAAAACGAGCATTTTGTGGTGCTAGTGCCTTATTGGGCTGTATGGCCATTTGAAACCCTGCTCCTCCCCCGCCGACACGTGCAATCCATCGAGCAACTTACCGATGCCGAAAAAGATGCTTTTGCCGATGCATTGCGCAACCTTACGATTCGCTACGACAACCTCTTCGAAATTTCCTTCCCGTATTCGGCCGGCATTCACCAGCGCCCCACCGATGGGCAACCGCACGAAAGCTGGCACATGCACATGCATTTCTACCCGCCACTGCTGCGCTCGGCTACCGTTCGCAAGTTTATGGTTGGCTACGAGATGCTGGCCAACCCACAACGCGACGTAACTGCTGAGTTCGCCGCCGAACGCCTGCGTAGCTTGTCGGATGTCCACTACAAACTGACCGAGCAGTTAAAGGGATAA